In Arachis stenosperma cultivar V10309 chromosome 1, arast.V10309.gnm1.PFL2, whole genome shotgun sequence, one DNA window encodes the following:
- the LOC130982873 gene encoding DNA polymerase I A, chloroplastic/mitochondrial: MAMGLSTHRTPLIRPYCPSCFRVALSFFASQSHHNRRKNNILQISTAYRNSLKDSYCKKRGNFGSNKCNSMEYNHKFLHKIPVNISSRKFSTVSTAGLASWNPRLSGISADSKICARSRKAWEEATNKIQESKMICNGLNRFHQSNSSYESNTLSSNDFEAIPKNLRCNIELQGRGGPASPSVLNNSNVFVENEEFCTQSFVSSLDTAEAAVPIINGNHGLDTTAKAAANTTSTRQEYRTTKSKLKDKLCSIYEDILVVDNISLAEKVAKMLTVNYRHLIHACDTEVAKIDVKQETPVDHGEIICFSIYSGPEADFGGGKSCIWVDVLDGGGQEIFDKFAKFFKDPSIKKVWHNYSFDCHVIENYGFKVSGFYADTMHMARLWDSSRRWVGGYSLEALTGDKEVMSRTTLTCEKDLIGKVSMKTIFGQKKVKKDGSEGKIVNIAPVEVLQRDERIPWICYSSLDARSTLKLYESLKNHLLDMPWKFDGVRVSNKTMYDFYKEYWQPFGELLVKMESEGVLVDQFHLQEIEKVAKAQQEAAVNRFRKWASRYCPDAKYMNVGSDVQLRILLFGGTVNRRNHDEMIPTERIFKIPNVDKVIEEGKKAPTKYRDIKLTSIGYPLRTEMYTSSGWPSVSGDALKVLAGKVSAEYDFDDFDDDCDLELDDDFRNSYQTEVKPVEIEKSAYGTALAAFPTMEEGREACHAIASLCEVCSIDSLISNFILPLQGCNILGKDHRIHCSININTETGRLSARRPSLQNQPALEKDRYKIRQAFIAAPGNSLIVADYGQLELRILAHLANCKSMLEAFEAGGDFHSRTAMNMYPYICDAVNEKQVLLEWHPQPGEDKPPVPLLKDAFASERRKAKMLNFSIAYGKTPIGLSKDWKVSVKEAKKTVDLWYNDRKEVLKWQEERKKEALESSCVYTLLGRCRRFPSVDQATNYQKGHIERAAINTPVQGSAADVAMCAMLQIWNNEQLKDLGWKLLLQVHDEVILEGPTESAEVAKAIVVECMSKPFNGKNILKVGLSVDAKCAQNWYAGK; this comes from the exons ATGGCTATGGGGCTCTCAACTCACAGAACCCCTTTGATAAGACCATATTGCCCTTCTTGCTTCCGTGTTGCTCTCTCCTTCTTTGCTTCTCAGTCACACCACAACAG GAGAAAAAACAATATTCTCCAAATCAGCACTGCATATAGGAACTCTCTGAAAGACTCATACTGTAAGAAGAGAGGGAATTTTGGGTCGAATAAATGTAACAGTATGGAGTATAACCATAAATTTCTACACAAGATTCCAGTTAATATTTCATCAAGGAAATTTTCAACTGTGTCAACGGCCGGTTTGGCTTCTTGGAATCCGAGATTGTCCGGAATTTCTGCTGATAGCAAAATATGTGCTCGTAGTAGGAAGGCGTGGGAAGAGGCAACAAATAAGATACAGGAAAGTAAAATGATATGCAATGGACTGAACAGGTTTCACCAGAGCAATTCTAGTTATGAATCTAATACATTATCTTCCAATGATTTTGAGGCTATTCCGAAGAATTTGAGGTGCAATATTGAGCTACAGGGTCGCGGTGGACCTGCCTCACCTTCTGTGTTGAACAATTCAAATGTTTTTGTAGAGAATGAAGAATTTTGCACCCAGTCGTTCGTATCTTCACTTGATACAGCTGAAGCGGCTGTTCCTATAATTAATGGCAATCATGGCTTGGATACAACTGCGAAGGCTGCAGCTAACACAACATCTACTAGACAGGAATATCGTACCACTAAATCGAAACTTAAAGACAAGCTCTGTAGTATCTACGAAGATATATTGGTTGTTGATAATATTTCTCTTGCAGAGAAAGTAGCAAAGATGCTTACAGTAAATTACAGGCATCTTATTCATGCTTGTGATACTGAG GTGGCCAAGATAGATGTCAAGCAAGAAACACCTGTAGATCATGGAGAGATAATATGCTTCAGTATATATTCAGGACCAGAAGCTGATTTTGGAGGTGGAAAATCCTGTATCTGGGTAGATGTTCTTGATGGTGGGGGCCAAGAGATTTTTGATAAATTTGCCAAGTTTTTTAAAGATCCGTCCATAAAGAAG GTCTGGCATAACTATAGCTTTGATTGTCATGTTATAGAGAACTACGGATTTAAGGTTTCTGGATTTTATGCTGACACAATGCACATGGCACGACTGTGGGATTCATCAAGACGTTGGGTCGGTGGTTATTCTCTTGAAGCACTTACAGGTGACAAAGAGGTCATGTCTAGGACTACGCTGACTTGTGAAAAGGATTTGATAGGTAAGGTGTCAATGAAAACTATATTTGGTCAGAAAAAGGTGAAGAAGGATGGTTCAGAGGGTAAAATAGTTAATATTGCTCCCGTTGAAGTGCTTCAAAGAGATGAACGTATACCTTGGATATGTTACTCATCCTTGGATGCTAGAAGCACTCTAAAGCTTTATGAGAGTCTAAAGAATCATCTATTGGATATGCCTTGGAAATTCGATGGAGTACGTGTTTCAAATAAAACTATGTATGATTTCTATAAGGAATATTGGCAGCCATTCGGTGAGCTTCTAGTGAAGATGGAATCTGAGGGAGTGCTAGTTGATCAGTTTCATCTTCAAGAGATTGAAAAAGTGGCTAAAGCACAGCAAGAGGCTGCTGTTAATAGATTCCGAAAATGGGCATCTAGGTATTGCCCTGATGCCAAGTATATGAATGTGGGGAGTGATGTACAGTTGCGGATACTGCTCTTTGGTGGCACGGTTAACAG GAGAAACCATGACGAGATGATCCCGACTGAGCGGATTTTCAAAATTCCCAATGTGGATAAAGTGATTGAAGAAGGAAAGAAGGCTCCAACAAAATATCGTGATATTAAGTTGACTAGCATTGGCTATCCCCTGCGGACTGAGATGTACACGAGTAGTGGTTGGCCTTCAGTTAGCGGTGATGCTTTGAAGGTCTTGGCTGGCAAAGTTTCTGCAGAATATGACTTTGATGACTTTGATGACGATTGTGACTTGGAACTTGatgatgattttcgaaattcttaTCAAACTGAAGTTAAACCTGTAGAAATAGAAAAATCTGCTTACGGAACAGCCCTTGCTGCTTTTCCAACAATGGAAGAAGGGAGAGAAGCCTGCCATGCAATTGCTTCTTTATGTGAAGTCTGTTCAATTGATTCTCTGATTTCTAACTTCATCCTTCCCTTGCAG GGATGCAATATATTAGGAAAGGACCACCGTATTCATTGTTCCATAAATATCAATACTGAGACAGGACGCTTATCAGCAAGAAGGCCGAGTCTGCAG AATCAACCCGCTCTGGAAAAGGACCGTTACAAAATTCGTCAAGCATTCATAGCTGCTCCTGGGAATTCTCTCATAGTTGCTGATTACGGTCAG ttggAACTTAGGATCCTTGCACATCTTGCTAACTGTAAGAGCATGTTGGAAGCCTTTGAAGCCGGCGGAGATTTCCATTCAAGAACTGCAATGAATATGTACCCGTATATTTGTGATGCAGTTAACGAGAAGCAAGTGCTTCTTGAGTGGCATCCTCAGCCTGGTGAAGACAAACCCCCAGTTCCACTCCTGAAG GATGCCTTTGCTTCTGAAAGAAGGAAAGCTAAAATGCTTAACTTCTCGATTGCATATGGAAAGACACCAATCGGGCTTTCTAAGGATTGGAAG GTTTCTGTGAAAGAAGCGAAGAAAACAGTTGACCTTTGGTACAATGATCGAAAAGAGGTGCTGAAATGGCAAGAGGAACGTAAGAAAGAAGCTCTCGAGTCTAGTTGTGTTTACACATTGCTTGGGCGATGTCGTCGGTTCCCTTCGGTTGACCAAGCTACCAACTATCAGAAAGGTCACATCGAGCGAGCAGCTATTAATACTCCAGTGCAG GGTAGTGCAGCAGATGTTGCCATGTGTGCTATGTTACAAATTTGGAATAATGAACAGTTGAAGGACCTTGGATGGAAGTTACTTCTACAG GTTCATGATGAAGTCATATTGGAAGGGCCAACAGAGTCGGCTGAGGTTGCGAAAGCCATAGTGGTTGAATGCATGTCAAAGCCCTTTAATGGCAAGAATATTCTTAAAGTCGGCCTCTCTGTGGACGCCAAGTGTGCTCAAAACTGGTATGCCGGGAAATAG
- the LOC130963312 gene encoding mitochondrial carnitine/acylcarnitine carrier-like protein, whose product MGDVAKDLAAGTVGGAAQLICGHPFDTIKVKLQSQPTPAPGQSPKYSGAIDAVKKTLAAEGPRGLYKGMGAPLATVAAFNAVLFTVRGQMEALVRTQPGAPLSVSQQFVCGAGAGVAVSFLACPTELVKCRLQAQSALAGTGTAAVAAVKYGGPMDVARQVLRSEGGMRGLFKGLIPTMGREIPGNAIMFGVYEAIKQMLAGGPDTSGLGRGSLILAGGVAGASFWFMVYPTDVVKSVIQVDDYKNPKFSGSFDAFRKIQASEGLKGLYKGFGPAMARSVPANAACFLAYEMTRSALG is encoded by the coding sequence ATGGGAGACGTGGCGAAGGACCTCGCGGCGGGGACGGTGGGAGGGGCGGCGCAGCTAATATGCGGCCATCCCTTCGACACCATCAAGGTAAAGCTGCAGAGCCAGCCTACGCCAGCACCCGGTCAGTCTCCAAAGTATTCAGGTGCAATTGATGCTGTGAAGAAGACATTAGCAGCTGAAGGTCCAAGAGGCTTGTACAAAGGGATGGGGGCCCCACTTGCAACCGTTGCAGCCTTCAATGCCGTGCTGTTTACGGTTAGAGGACAGATGGAAGCATTGGTCAGGACCCAACCTGGTGCTCCCCTCTCAGTTAGCCAGCAGTTTGTTTGCGGAGCCGGCGCCGGCGTTGCTGTTTCCTTCCTTGCTTGCCCCACTGAACTTGTCAAATGCAGGCTGCAAGCACAAAGCGCACTTGCTGGGACCGGAACAGCGGCGGTGGCTGCCGTGAAGTACGGAGGACCAATGGACGTGGCGAGGCAAGTTCTAAGATCAGAAGGCGGCATGAGAGGCCTTTTCAAAGGCTTGATTCCGACCATGGGGCGCGAGATACCGGGAAACGCCATAATGTTTGGTGTCTATGAAGCAATCAAGCAAATGCTTGCGGGGGGCCCTGACACTTCCGGACTAGGCAGAGGATCTCTGATTCTAGCTGGCGGCGTGGCCGGAGCCTCCTTTTGGTTCATGGTGTATCCAACGGACGTTGTTAAGAGTGTGATCCAAGTTGATGATTACAAGAACCCAAAGTTTTCTGGCTCCTTTGATGCTTTTAGAAAGATTCAAGCTTCGGAGGGTTTAAAAGGCCTTTATAAGGGTTTCGGGCCGGCCATGGCGCGAAGCGTTCCGGCCAACGCCGCCTGCTTCTTGGCATATGAGATGACAAGATCAGCTCTTGGATGA